A single region of the Oncorhynchus kisutch isolate 150728-3 linkage group LG30, Okis_V2, whole genome shotgun sequence genome encodes:
- the LOC109874758 gene encoding G-protein coupled receptor 35-like: protein MCNNNNTCEVEILQAVGYLPVFLVGLLLNMAVLRVFLAKRAMWTDTHVYMLNLAAANCSLVFFLPFRIYNAFHRLDRTHFCTFLISTHYINMYASILTVTAISIHRYLAVKYPFHTRTWRSKKVAAVVCGTIWVTVVTICAVFRKDKDPRKLITCYEVSQESTLSVEFLVVLEVLGYLLPVLILVFCSTQTIRVLMKEKDEDEGTTVEKRNIIGIVTANLIVFVVCYTPIHLGFLLRFLFKKIKWESLKLVCDFWLVCEWIATTNCFLDSISYYFMLKQFYFENSRSAVNTHDRQ, encoded by the coding sequence AGCCGTGGGCTACCTTCCTGTGTTCCTGGTGGGCTTGCTACTCAACATGGCGGTTCTACGCGTCTTCCTCGCCAAACGAGCCATGTGGACCGACACACACGTCTACATGCTGAACCTCGCAGCAGCCAACTGCTCCCTCGTGTTCTTCCTCCCCTTCCGCATCTACAACGCCTTCCACCGTCTAGACAGAACACACTTCTGCACCTTCCTCATCTCCACACATTACATCAACATGTACGCCAGCATCCTCACGGTCACCGCCATCAGCATCCACCGCTACCTGGCGGTCAAGTACCCGTTCCACACCAGAACATGGCGGTCAAAGAAGGTGGCTGCGGTGGTGTGTGGGACCATATGGGTCACCGTAGTAACGATATGTGCCGTGTTCAGAAAAGACAAGGATCCTCGCAAACTGATTACATGTTATGAAGTATCTCAAGAAAGCACGTTGTCAGTTGAGTTCCTTGTGGTTCTAGAGGTGCTGGGGTATCTTCTGCCAGTTTTGATTTTAGTGTTCTGTTCCACACAGACCATAAGGGTTCTAATGAAGGAGAAGGATGAGGATGAGGGCACCACTGTGGAGAAGAGGAACATTATTGGCATAGTAACAGCCAACCTGATCGTCTTTGTGGTCTGCTACACACCCATCCATCTTGGGTTTCTGCTGAGATTCcttttcaaaaaaataaaatgggAATCTTTAAAATTAGTGTGTGATTTTTGGCTAGTTTGTGAATGGATCGCTACCACAAACTGCTTCCTGGATTCCATTAGTTATTACTTTATGTTGAAACAGTTTTATTTTGAAAACAGCAGATCAGCAGTGAACACACACGACCGACAATGA